The Triticum aestivum cultivar Chinese Spring chromosome 5A, IWGSC CS RefSeq v2.1, whole genome shotgun sequence genomic sequence GCTTACTGGTATGATAGTACCTTTTGCAAACGTATGCCAGTAGAGTTTTAATCACAACAGTAAATTCTAGTCTAGAAATAAAAATCGTAACACTGTTTGCAGGTGGAGACTAGCAAGGGAACACTGCATAGGTTGGAGCCAGCTGGGAGATTACCATTTTCTATTACTCACCCAAACTCTTAAATGCAAGCATAAAGAAAAACGTCCACTTCTGAGGAACTAATTTATGTCTGCTGTGTGTACATAAGCATGCATGGGAAATCAGAATGTTAGAAGCCATTTTAAATGGTGAGCTCTCTTAAACGGTTCAgattgattttttttctgaataatGGTGAATTTATACTGATAGTACCACTGTTTAGCCATTTACATTTCTATGCATAAGAAAAGGAACAATAATGCTCATTGCATCAAGATACATTTAACGTTAAGAATGGACTAAAGTGACAAGCTGTAGGGTATGTAACAGATCACCAGGCCACAGTTTCATGCCCACAGAGAGGGCAAAATGCACTTCTATAATAAATTAACTAATTGAACAAAAAATAATGTGGTTTAAGGAACTAATACTGAATGCCTAAAATACCTTACTCGACTTTGCATGTGAAACCATCAATTGAGCTGGATCCCTTATAGCTGGAAATGTACACTCCGTGTTTCCATCTCTGCACTGAATGTAAAGAATATACATCAGTTCAAACATCAAAGCAAACATTTATAAATGCCAAATTCCATGATCATCATTGCTCActttatcatacacatacaaatttcCATCAGAGTGGCTAACAACAAACATGCCTTCACACTCCGGAACCCATGCAACAGAAGTGCAACGGCTGCAAACAATAGTACTGAGAAGTCAACAGGAGAGTTAACTAAAATAATGAAGGGATAAGCATCTGTAAGAACCAATATGCAAGCGGCACTCAGCTTATATTGCAGCCATGCAGACTAAAGTCAGAAGCCCCCCAGGGCGCCCAACCCCATCAAAATAATGCATTAAATCTCTGATTTTAAGAGAAATATCGAGAGCAGCCAGTACAAATTTTACTTCCCCTTATCTACTTCTACAAACCATACGGATTCATAGGTGTGCAAGTATATGCCATGAGACACCAGATGATGAACACACAAGGAAATCAGGTCCTTTTGTCTCCACAATATGATGAGTTAATACAAGGCAATACCTGATAGAACAGAAAGACAATTGCCTTACCATAGATTGGTGGAGTCAAATATTTGCTCAACCATTGATTGTTTCAACGTCCCAAACAAAGTCTATCGTGTTTTAAATTCTTTATTAAATGCTTCTGGAGTCCTTGTGAGGGAATGTGAAGGAAGATAACTTTTGTAACTCCTGATTTTTTTTCTTGTCTATCTGATACTTAAAAAGTGATGTGACTAAATTGGGGAAAATGATGGGTTCTCGAGTAATATATCAGAGTGCTGTATTTGTATCTATGCATACTTGATGGAATCTTGTAGAGTATGTTAAATCACAAGATGGTGAAATAAACAAGCAAACAACAACATTATTAATAGGCAACACTGATTCAAATCAGAAAATGCAAACAACCTCCAAATATCATATATGACATGCACATGGATAGCATGAATGAATAATGAAAATTAAAACATGCCTGCTGATGCTCATTCCATCTTTATCACCCCTATTATAATGTTGGGCTGCAACAGGCTTCCTTCCAGGTTCTTGTAGCTGTTGCCTCAGCGACATTGAATAAACTGCATAATCGACATACCATAAACACATTCCATTTTGAAGCGGAAAAACAAGCTAACAAATACTGCACTAACCATCCCCTGATCCCATCCCAATGATTAAGTCATGCCCCTCCTTGGCCTCCGAGTCAAATGCGTGGCACAATGGGTTAGAATTGCTAAAATGGATGGACTTTAGCGGATCCTAGTGAAATTAATCAGCTGATCAGAACCAACAGTACAACTGCATTTAGCATGCGTCAAATAAAGGACTGCAGACCTTGTTTTGGGAATTAAGGTCACTGATGAATAGTGTATCCGCAGAATTGTAGATGATGTATGCACCCTTGCCATCGTAGTTTGCTACAGCTTGAGATCCTCCAAGGCTTGTAGATGTACCAAAGGTTCCTCCCACGCGGCTGCTTCCAGACACAGCACGACTGACACCATTACCCCCAACGAAGCTAAGTGCCCGGCTACCATTCCCAGTGCCCAGCAGCCTTGCTGCCGCCGATCGCATCCCACTGCTGGAGCTTGGTGTTGATGGTGTGGAGCCTTGGCCAGTCGACCTCTCCTTCAGGTATGCCACTGTCAACTGCCACAATCAACAAAACAAACTTACTATTTTTTTAACAGGAAACAAACTTACTACAAAACAAGAATCCGGAAGACCAGGACCAGACAACAGGCTAACCAGTTCGGCCAATCAAAGCCTAAGCTGTTACTACAAAATGACAGAGATGAGAAGTAATAGCAATAATTACTATAAAGCCGTTCAAAAAACAATTAACTACAAAAGTGAGAAGACAACCAGAATTATTCAATACCAGTACTGGAATAAATAGTTAGCAGCAACCTACAATAaaactaaggctggtcatagtggggagtaactttatactagtgtcatgcataacACTAATCTATGTTACTACATTCATTAGTGCAAAGTATCATAGTAGTAGTATGGCTTCATGTATTAACGTGTAGACTAATTTTCTCTTGGGAAGCGTTAAGAGTGGTAGTACCATCTCCGTTCCTCATTTAATACTATGCCATGTCACTAATCACTAATATGACTAGTTGGCATTGCATGAGTATgcatgttactacctatgttactcccacgaTGAagtctaaggctagtcatagtggggagtaacttagattatgttactacctccatagtgggtggTGTCATCCGTGCGATAACATAGagcttcatttattactttgtataGTTATCTTACATTgggaaccgctatgtgatggtaacatattatgttactccattTGCATCTCTCCTCATCTTGCCACTTCATATTTTTTGCCTGTGTGACATGCATGTTATTACTtgtgttactcccactatgaacaGCTAATAGAGATTCCAACGTATCAAGGAAGCGCTCATGATAAGATCACTAGCTACAAGCCAACAGCACAAGAAACTGTGTAATGAAAATCTAACACCAATCGAAATCCTAGCAGTGTAGTATAAAATAACGCTATCAAATTTCATTTAAATACCACGCCCGAGCCACTCGAAATCCCAACAACGATACAAGACAACCCAATTCACCATGCAGAATTCCAACCTAGATCCCCCTAGTTGGCGCCAGAACCGCGACGGCGTCCACGGTACCTGCGAGACGGTCTTCCCGCCGTGGTTGTAGTGAAGGACAGCGGTGGAGTGAGCTTTCTCGTACTGCAGCTTGTACCTCCCCTCGGGCGTCTTGAAGTAGGTCTTGAgcccggccgccgtcgccgccgcggcgcTGCCGCCACCAGCCCCCGCCGCCGATGAAGACGACGAATACGACGTCGCCGCCATGCTCTCGCACCGCTACCGTCCCCTAACTCTCCCTCGCGATCGCCTCCCGCTGCCCCGCAGTGCTTGCAACTCCCACAGGAGACGACAAGCGGTGGCTCGATTTGGGAGAAGAGACGAAGGCGAAAGAAAAGAGacaaacatatataaaaaatatagAGAAAAGGAAATAGCCTCCGTTCGGCCCAGGGCTAAAGTttacgggccgtgccgtgccggcccgcgtgcctcTCTGCCTGGCTATTTATTTTTCTGGCAGAGGCACGGCACTACAGGTAAATGAGCCGTGTCATGCCGGCCCGCGTGCCTCTGCCAGGTCCAGGCATGGCACTACTGTAAATGGGCCGGCCCGCAGTTTTGGCCCGTGTGGCAGGATGCTTGTAGGCCTTATAGACTGGTTTTCGTCCATTTTTATCTGTTGGACTGTTTTTGGGGACATCACTAGAGTTACTAAGCTCCCTAGAGCTCTCTAGTTGATTGAGGCTGTAAAAATCACGTGGGGCCAACTTGCCATTCGGTGTGAGAAGTAGACTTACCGCCTTGGCCAAAATATGATTTACGTGTGTCTTGTGTATGGCCCGTTGAGGTAAATGTGTCACATATTGGACCGATAGGGATATCTGCATCTCTCGCAATCTCACCTCTCTTCCTTCTGTCATGCACGATGGATTCTTGGTTGTCGCACGATAACTCCGGTCTCCGCCTCCTGCCACCGCCAGCATATACTCCTTCATGTGTGCCGCTCCGATCCCTGCTGCCGCTCTAGGCCCCAGTTCGATGCTCCTCCTCTGcagccttcgcctcctcctcccaaATCTGGATATATGCACCGACCAGCAGTGGATCTCGGGGAGGGGCATAGGTGCCGGTTCCGACGCGAGCAAGGTCGAGGCGGGGATGGCAGCGACGGAAGACATGTCGGGTACGCCCAAGTTGGTGTGGCGGGCGGGGCGACGGTGCTCTAGTCCGACGCGGACGAGCTCGATGCTTGTACGGCAGCAGCTAAGCGCGGGTCGAGCGCGGCTGGCGCAAGCGATCCCTGATAGGGATGGCATTGGATCGCGATGGGGTTGGTCATCTGCGGATCACTGAGGTTCTTTACTACTGGTTAGACTTTTGATACACTTCTCAACTTTACTTCCACATGTTATTGGTAATTTAGATCCTACCTTAAAGAGAACAAATTTGAATGAAATGATCACACTATGAACTGATTTCTAATTGGCAGCTTGCTTGGTGCTCTAATCCACAATTACCATTATTCCAAATAGTCATCCATTTTGAGCCTATGAATTGGTTCAGCCGCCTAATGCCTTGGTGGATTACTATGGCCAGTTTATAAGCGAAGTTGGCTAGAAGAGAGGGCTCACTTGCGGAAAGTTATTAGTAACCTATAAGGAGAATATTACAATGAGACTGGAAACGACGCGGTGGATTGGTGTTTATAGTGCTCTTGTTGCCTATTAACTGGAGGTCTCGGTATGGCGAATTTATCTTCCTGATAGTGATAAAGAGTAAATGTAATTTTCCATTGTATTGCTATTAATGTTCAGGTATGTTTCACTACAATATTGCAGATGATAAGTGCAACATATTGTGCAAAGGAATGAAGATAGTTTATTTGTAAGTTCAGTTTGCTTTTACTTGCCGGTTTACGAAATTTCTCTTTACTTCTTTACAGTGTGACAAATTAGTTTAGACCATCCATACTGTACagaatatatatttatttatttgttgATGATTAACAACATTTCTTTACCAATCAGGCATGCTCGATGGTATCTAGATTATCATTGGCAATGTATTTTTCTTCTATTTGTTACATTTATTATCTCTTCCTTGTGTTGTGTTAGGAATCCCAGGAAATGCAGCCTACTGGTGCATTGGGGCTTTGTTTATCGCCAGTGGCCTCACCTGTAACAGAGTTGATCGCTGGATCGGCTGCTTTTGGAACCTGTGCCCGGGCAAACGTGGCGCCGTATCTCTCTACATTGCAGAAAGGGGAAAGGTTAGTGGTGCAGCCGGCGCATGTGCGGTTAGGGCGGCGGCTGGCGTGTCACCGTCTGGCTGAGCATGTCTGCGCGGAGTGCTCGCAGACCCTCCGAACTCTCATGCTTATATGACTCGGGACGAGGGAGGCGAGGCAGGGACGCCTTCAAGATGGCTTTTTAGGCAGGACAAGGGTGAAAGGACCAACGCCAGTTACCGCTGCAGGCTATGGAGGGGTGTGCCTGGGGCACACGGCATGACGGTGGTGCTGGCCAAACGGCTTCGCGTGCAATGGAAGGGGGCTATGATGCGTCTCcaacattgctacctcttgagcttgcgttggtttttcccttgaataggaaaggatgatgcagcaaaatagcgtaagtatttccctcagttttgagaaccaaggtatcaatctagtaggagacaacgcgacaagccaccgaatacttgcacaaacaaacaccaacttgcaaccaacgcgacaaaggggttgtcaatcccttcacggttattcacaaagtgagatctgatatagatggataaattgTAAAGTAATATTTTAGGtgtttttggtttatggaacggaaagtaaaagattgcaaagtaagaaaacggtgacagaaatagacaagttgatgggaaactaatatgttgtaaaatagacccaggggccataggtttcactagtggcttctctcaagaaaggaattattacggtgggtgaacaaattactgccgagcaattgatagaaagcgcaaagttatgacgatatctaaggtaatgatcatgaatataggcatcacgtccgtgtcaagtagaccgaaacgattctgcatctactactattactccacaatcaaccgactcctgcctgcatctagagtattaagttcataagaacagagtaacgcattaagtaagatgacatgatgtagcggggttaactcaagcaatatgatgaaaatcccatcttgttatcctcgatggtaacaatacaatatgtgtcggtttctcttctatcactaggatcgagcaccacaagattgaacccaaagccaagcacttctcccattgcaagaaaaaccaatctagttggccaaaccaaatcgatagttcaaagagacttgcaaggacactggtacgcgtcggtcctaaacaaatggttttgaacccctttccacgacggcatttggaattgtcgccaagtgagtgtgggcgataggggggtccttcccatatgacccagaaactgtcggggatatgccctcctggcacacacgttcggcaaaatgaggtgcgaccgacgagcactcaaatatggaaatacgcacagtagagctaaaaaatacaattatatggcaaaattgtttccggtcgcaagtacatcccacaccgtcagtccccgctaaacgatTCCGCTCGTATGCACACCCCACActgtcgctccaaggaaaacgtttccgttcacaggtacatcacacacaatttttcccgttaaatcgtttgcgttattgaatgtgtcacacatggtccgtagaagaaactgtgtgacaaagactgtccatcacacacagtttttatgtggtaaacgtttgtgcaaggtggcttaacacaaacagttttcaagagaaagttgtgtgtgattgttcattgatccaacacggtttattcctagaaactttgTGCGTTTCttgaggtcatcacccacggtattttttcaacaaccgtttgcaatagcagaacacaattagcaggctaattcaccattaccaggctaattatccgattattcataatccttttattaatctaattgacatttcatattaagcacacaatatatttcatttctatATTAAGGAagtagaatttcataattgaaatacatcatagtacaacatgatatagcttcaacactcagctaccccattacacaacttcaccagcagcaagttccacatgcaacatgtagaacctttcaaaattagcatcatagacggtatatagacatatgcatctcatctgcaaaactgctgaagcggaaggcgaatattgagccttcattcatgttgaaggtctttgcaactttaggccagttctagcgatccgacctcaaacggtcaaatctgtgtgtataagtgtcatccctggatcggtaatgctgacacacacaatacttgaaggatttataaaagatttcaatcacacacttattacatcgaatatctcaaaagagagtactaattacaataatatggctgaaggccatctaatgaagataacagcggaagcttcgaaggtaaaatgagtccatcaactccaacggcatagctgagtgcatgacaacgacttagcgcaccttactctttgtctgaaaactctgcaacataatacgttgcagcctgtgtaggtcagcacatggaatatgctggcaagataataCTATAAAGCATTGAACAAGTAACatctataactatatgcatatatggctggtggaggctctatggttacttttgcagaaagctagtttttccctacaacaaaggaatatattttatttaactacaaattttgttgaaaacattgagaaggttcctccaactcaataccaaattaataatcatcaacccaaaaAATTGattaatagagtgatgagatcaaatcaataactcaagtaccagatactcaacatgtccataaccagggacacggctaaccatgattagtttatacactctgcagaggtttgcatacttttccccacaagactcgatctcctccattggatttatcgcactacatggtgtttgagaaacggatgaccgagacatagtctttcagaagcattaactctctactctgagcacacagtaccacctacatcccctacatctgctagcctaccactgaaagaggtcacacaacttactcaactttgCCAgaacccataatggcttgtggctgcaaacggaagtttctagcatgaataatcttatgacccctttgagcctaggtggcaaaccataggatgatcacacgggtactccgggatatcccaggacaacactggatcgctccaggtgcccaaacaaccactgggtgctccagggtgcctcaaccaatcgacccagatgtgtattgaagtagccaccttaagtttaaccattaattaaaattTTCACATATGtaatggatcactcaaaccaaaccacgtctacgagcatagcatagcagtataagcataacgtagaagtaactcccagggtttgaaattaaaggtaatatgtactacctcatcactacttcccagtacccacaagtattcaagtcctaaccatgcagtgtttgaggattgaactaatgcataaactgggtaataaggggtatgatcaaagtgttacttgccttgctgacgatctgaaaaccctagtgactcgtagtagcactcTTCGCACTCTGGAAACTCTATCGTAAACAACCAATAGCATACATGAGAAATCAATCATaggatgcatgggtaaaactcaaataaaaagatccaaactgaaagttcaactgaagagcttcgatttgcaaaaagaatcaatcaaatcggagctacaaaACTCAAACTATGATAAAAAAGTTCGAATTctaatctgcttgaaaccaaattttaaattgtcaaaaccatgttcaagttgattatctagaAAGAGGGGagcaagacgaagattttggcattggtttcactggatttggatgagcgagcaaaaagttgcgagggtttgaagttcAGGGGCTAATCTGCAATAAAATAATcgcgaataggtccctggccgaaaataaaataaaaagagaaggaTATCGAACGAATGTTCGCTATCAGGGACAAACGAACGAATACGTTCGGTAACAGAGACgttcgaacgaacgttcgctaattagcgaaaccgaaaaaaccgatctaaaccaaccgacaaaaccctaaaaaaataaaccggagaaaacCGAGGAAACCGAGATCTATTTTACCGGTTCGGCGGCGGCATCGgttaacggcggcggcggcggctccggcgcgggcgaggcagggcgacggcggcgacaacGGGCGGCGAGCGGCACGGGcgtgagctgcggcggcggctaACGGCGGCTGCGGTGgggcgaggtggaggaggcggcgggggcggcggtatTTAAAGGCCGGGGGACGGCGGTGCCTTGGGGAAGGGGGCAGCGtggggtggagtccggctcggactcccctcggcgtccgtgcggcGGCGCGGCTCTGCGCGGGAGGGAGGCGGTGTGAGGTGGGCTACGGCCTGCTCggttgggccttcggcccagtcgggcgggaacttttttaaaataaaattccgcccgaagaaaaatcctaataaaaatataaaaaattctaaaaatacctgaaacaattttcgccgtctaaacctattatttagaacaaagtgaacatttttctgacctaaaatgcaatttttaaaaatgcatattttttctaattttcaAATGAAATAgcaaaataaaatccaaataaaatataaatttgattttaaattttctcctccaatattccttctcttttgaagaagtcatattatcttctctcttttaatttaaatattggaaataattggagagaaaaatattaaaaccaaattgatcctcttttcaaatttgaggaaattcaaatatgaaaatttgtgaaatcgccaactctctccttgggtccttgagttgcttaagatttctaggatctcaaccaaaaatgcaaataaaatatgatatgcatatgatgacctatgtataacatccaaatcgaaaattgggatgttacaaacctacccccttaagatgaatctcgcccttgagatttggGTTGGccagaaaataggtgtgggtggtctttccgtaggtcttcttctcgctcccaggtggcttcatcctcagtgtggtggctccactgaaccttgtaaaacttgataaccttgctgcgtgtaactcgactggcaaactcaagaatcttgacgggtttctcctcgtaggtcagatcactctccaactgaattgcttccaggggcactgtatctcttagaggattatcggccatctcagcatggcacttcttcaagtgggaaacgtgaaacacatcatgaactcctgacaatcctttaggtaactccaacttgtaggcaacctctcccatacgttccagaactcgatatggtcctacaaatctcggtgCTAACTTTCcgttaactccaaatcgtttaactcctcagagtggtgacacatgaagatatgctctatctccaatttcatagactacctccttgcatttagtatcgacataactcttctgcctggactgagctatcttcagtctatcctgaatcaacttaaccttctcttcagactctttgatcaaatatggtccaaataactgacggtctccaacttcatcccacattaacggtgtcctgcatctccttccatacaaaccttcgaaaggtgccatcttcaaactagcatgataaatgttgttgtaggagaactctgcgtaaggtaaattttcatcccaactagatccataatctagcgcacaagctctcaacatgtcctccagaatctgattgactctctcgatctgtccatctgtctgcggatgaaaggctgtacggaactctagcctagtacccaaggtctggtgcaactgattccaaaactccaaggtaaactgtgtccctctgTCTGAcatgatggtccttggaactccatgcagacatatgatcctggtcatatatatcttggccaacttcgcgcttgtataggtggttttcactaggataaagtgagctaccttggtcaagcgatcaactactacccagatagaatcatatcctgatcgggtcctgggtaatccggtgataaagtccataccaagtttatcccacttccaatcgggtatcggcataggctgtaataatccagctggcttctgatgctctgccttcactctctgacatacaccacatactgctacatactcggcaatatccttcttcatacctgtccaccagaaacgttccttcaaatccaaatacatcttggtgtttccggggtgaatcgagtatggcgagtcatgagcttcctgaagtattaacttcccgatctccacattattgggcacatatacacgatcctcaaaccataaagtctcgtgctcatcctcatgaaaacctttggcttttcctttgctcattttctcctttatcttcgcaatttccttatcatccttctgagatTCTCGAATCTTCCCCAATAATGTAGATTGAACCTCCATTCCTGCAAAAAAaactcttggaactatctccaaatgaagttccttgagatcgtctaCTAACTCCTGTGGTAATCCTCctcttacgagggtattgacataactcttgtggctcaaagcgtctgctacgacattggcctttcctggatgataatgcagcttcatatcataatcttttatgagctccaaccatctcctctacccgagattcaactccttctgcgtgaatatgtacttcaaactcttatgatctgtgtatacATCACATCTATTTCCAAtcaggaaatgtctccaggtcttgagcgcatgcactacgactgctaactccaaatcatgtgtggcataattcaactcgtgaggtcgaagctgccgtgaggcatatgaaacaactcttccgtcttgcataagtacacctccaagtcccaagagagaagcgtcgcaatacacttggaaatccttgcgtatatccggaagaaccagcactggggctataaccaaacgtttctttaactcttgaaactggcctcacaatctttGGTCCATTTGAACCTGgtttccttcttcaacaactctatcatggtttttgcaatcttggagaaattttcaatGGACCTCCTATAATATCTTGCAAGTCCCAaaaaacttcggatctctccaactgaggtgggtgccaaccactcagtgacagactgaaccttcaTAGGGTCTacggctataccttctcctgatataacatgtccaagaaatccaacttcctttaaccaaagtcacacttgctaaacttggcatatagctgatgttccctgagcttctcgagaactaggagcaagtgttccttgtgttcctcttcattctttgagtacaccaaaatatcatcaatgaataccacaacaaacttatccaaaaactccatgaatacattgttcatcatactcataaaataggcaggggcattagtcaatccaaatgacatgaccgtgtactcatataacccataccttgtggtaaaagttgtcttaggtatatccttttctaggatcttcaactagtggtatcttgctcgcagatcgatcttggagaatactttcg encodes the following:
- the LOC123102814 gene encoding probable catabolite repression protein creC isoform X3, with protein sequence MAATSYSSSSSAAGAGGGSAAAATAAGLKTYFKTPEGRYKLQYEKAHSTAVLHYNHGGKTVSQLTVAYLKERSTGQGSTPSTPSSSSGMRSAAARLLGTGNGSRALSFVGGNGVSRAVSGSSRVGGTFGTSTSLGGSQAVANYDGKGAYIIYNSADTLFISDLNSQNKDPLKSIHFSNSNPLCHAFDSEAKEGHDLIIGMGSGDVYSMSLRQQLQEPGRKPVAAQHYNRGDKDGMSISSRCTSVAWVPECEGMFVVSHSDGNLYVYDKCRDGNTECTFPAIRDPAQLMVSHAKSSKSNPIARWHVCHGSINAISFSPDGAYLATVGRDGYLRVFDFSKEQLIFGGKSYYGALLCCTWSSDGKYLLTGGEDDLVQVWSMDDRKTVAWGEGHNSWVSGVAFDPYWSPPNADGTGENAVYRFGSVGQDRGGLYHDNIQYVHVVSFSKDICSPGYPIASVGFGNG
- the LOC123102814 gene encoding probable catabolite repression protein creC isoform X2 translates to MAATSYSSSSSAAGAGGGSAAAATAAGLKTYFKTPEGRYKLQYEKAHSTAVLHYNHGGKTVSQLTVAYLKERSTGQGSTPSTPSSSSGMRSAAARLLGTGNGSRALSFVGGNGVSRAVSGSSRVGGTFGTSTSLGGSQAVANYDGKGAYIIYNSADTLFISDLNSQNKDPLKSIHFSNSNPLCHAFDSEAKEGHDLIIGMGSGDVYSMSLRQQLQEPGRKPVAAQHYNRGDKDGMSISSRCTSVAWVPECEGMFVVSHSDGNLYVYDKCRDGNTECTFPAIRDPAQLMVSHAKSSKSNPIARWHVCHGSINAISFSPDGAYLATVGRDGYLRVFDFSKEQLIFGGKSYYGALLCCTWSSDGKYLLTGGEDDLVQVWSMDDRKTVAWGEGHNSWVSGVAFDPYWSPPNADGTGENAVYRFGSVGQQDRGGLYHDNIQYVHVVSFSKDICSPGYPIASVGFGNG
- the LOC123102814 gene encoding dystrophia myotonica WD repeat-containing protein isoform X1, which produces MAATSYSSSSSAAGAGGGSAAAATAAGLKTYFKTPEGRYKLQYEKAHSTAVLHYNHGGKTVSQLTVAYLKERSTGQGSTPSTPSSSSGMRSAAARLLGTGNGSRALSFVGGNGVSRAVSGSSRVGGTFGTSTSLGGSQAVANYDGKGAYIIYNSADTLFISDLNSQNKDPLKSIHFSNSNPLCHAFDSEAKEGHDLIIGMGSGDVYSMSLRQQLQEPGRKPVAAQHYNRGDKDGMSISSRCTSVAWVPECEGMFVVSHSDGNLYVYDKCRDGNTECTFPAIRDPAQLMVSHAKSSKSNPIARWHVCHGSINAISFSPDGAYLATVGRDGYLRVFDFSKEQLIFGGKSYYGALLCCTWSSDGKYLLTGGEDDLVQVWSMDDRKTVAWGEGHNSWVSGVAFDPYWSPPNADGTGENAVYRFGSVGQDTQLLLWDLAMDEIVVPLRHPSGGSPTFSSGSPAHWDSACPPTGILQPSPRMRHVPKLSPLVAHRVHADPLSGVVFSTESIVTICREGLIKIWARPGHSENNQQSNSSE